A section of the Desulfuribacillus stibiiarsenatis genome encodes:
- a CDS encoding prepilin-type N-terminal cleavage/methylation domain-containing protein, with protein MRTKGFTLIEVLIALQLIAIVFSFFVIGNRLLVQEWHMGKEVQRQLASERLFLQYLGQDFERASHAMKTSNYLYVYLKDGTSYRYHYKPVEQRLDKGTRNAGGISYLGRITAGVNLTKFSYEVDSFGVSIQYSLGNGPDREMFFRFKAQ; from the coding sequence ATCAGAACTAAAGGCTTTACACTAATAGAAGTACTGATTGCTCTACAGCTAATCGCGATCGTGTTTAGCTTTTTTGTGATTGGCAATCGACTACTTGTTCAGGAATGGCATATGGGTAAAGAGGTTCAAAGACAATTAGCATCCGAGAGATTGTTTTTACAGTATCTCGGTCAAGACTTTGAAAGGGCATCTCATGCTATGAAGACTAGCAACTATTTATATGTATATCTGAAGGATGGGACAAGCTATCGCTATCATTATAAACCAGTAGAGCAAAGATTAGATAAAGGCACCCGGAATGCAGGGGGCATAAGTTATCTAGGAAGAATTACGGCTGGTGTGAATCTAACGAAATTTTCTTATGAAGTAGATTCATTTGGTGTGAGTATTCAATATTCATTGGGAAACGGTCCAGATAGAGAGATGTTTTTCCGTTTTAAAGCCCAATGA
- a CDS encoding competence type IV pilus major pilin ComGC, protein MRIHIGNRHGFTLIELMISLAIIIMVTAIAIPNFQKAGEKAQISACSGNQKVILAQVDNYYLSEKSFPVTTIAGLGQFYPGFDMNQRITESSTDYYHKAYHDLQTEQSMWHPIDMQEMKDKGYLKEIVTCPKDGIYLIKIESGQISQIMCSVHGDLNGN, encoded by the coding sequence ATGCGAATACATATTGGAAATCGGCACGGATTTACATTGATTGAACTTATGATTTCTTTAGCTATTATTATCATGGTAACAGCAATAGCGATTCCAAATTTTCAGAAGGCAGGAGAAAAAGCACAAATCTCTGCATGTAGTGGTAACCAGAAGGTAATTCTGGCCCAAGTAGACAACTATTACTTATCTGAGAAGTCTTTCCCTGTTACTACAATTGCAGGGTTAGGTCAGTTTTACCCTGGGTTTGATATGAATCAACGGATTACGGAATCAAGTACTGATTATTATCATAAGGCTTATCACGATTTACAAACGGAACAAAGTATGTGGCATCCCATAGATATGCAAGAAATGAAAGATAAAGGGTATCTTAAGGAAATTGTTACATGCCCAAAAGACGGAATCTATTTGATAAAAATAGAAAGCGGGCAAATCAGTCAAATCATGTGTTCTGTACATGGCGATCTCAATGGAAATTAG
- a CDS encoding chemotaxis protein CheA, with protein MSEDLLELFLEETRENIQVVEEGLLELEEFPDNDDLMNKVFRAMHTVKGGAGLVGLDVINNISHQLENLLDAVRRGDLQLNPDMIGVLLSGCDLLKQIMDQGDFVATSFQCDIDSLYARLKIFQIVKAEVKPAGVAAQSRKKSSKNIVKVKLKFREDIFETGTDPIMLILELEEVGTILESYCNITKIPDMQEFDPHALYTYWTIIIETEESIDDVDNIFIFVKEENDISVEDITDEYANWTEEEKRTGELLIERGLISQEDIEDALRKQKKIGELLVEEGKISKGQIEQVVSKQQVAKSQEQTNTIRVDTTKLEKILNQLAELLIAQSRVKELVLANQIRQTDPTKEIARNGNVIREIASAFDEVDTIIRVVQEEVMNTTMVPIGGTFTRFQRMIRDLAKDIGKEVKLVVEGKETELDKKVIEQIADPLKHLIRNALDHGLEFPDEREKKGKNREGTIELKASHQEGSIVIEISDDGKGIDEKVIFAKAVERKLIKEDAQLTKNEMYQLLFKPGFTTAKEITDISGRGVGLDVVITNIKQLRGTVEMDSELGKGTKTKIKLPLTLAIIDGMMVRVGDERYIIPLNMITEFIKADEKQIYKAEGKGIFIQLREEYLPFAGLYQLLHLESECKHPTEGILVVLQNNQRKLALMVDEIVGQEQVVIKSMKDNMQQIEGVAGVTILGNGKVAIILDVPSIFKLVKKTASERANMGEPVWQ; from the coding sequence TTGTCAGAAGATTTACTCGAACTCTTCCTTGAAGAAACGCGCGAGAACATTCAAGTCGTTGAAGAGGGATTACTAGAATTAGAAGAATTTCCAGATAACGATGATTTGATGAATAAGGTTTTCCGAGCTATGCACACGGTAAAGGGTGGCGCAGGTCTAGTGGGGCTGGATGTTATTAATAACATTTCGCATCAATTAGAAAACCTACTAGATGCCGTTCGTAGAGGAGATTTACAGCTGAATCCAGATATGATAGGCGTTCTACTATCAGGTTGTGATCTATTAAAGCAAATCATGGATCAAGGTGACTTTGTAGCTACTAGTTTCCAATGTGACATTGACTCTTTGTATGCTAGATTGAAAATATTTCAAATTGTGAAGGCGGAAGTAAAGCCAGCCGGTGTTGCAGCACAATCTCGTAAAAAGAGTAGTAAGAATATCGTAAAAGTAAAACTGAAATTCCGAGAAGATATATTTGAAACGGGCACCGACCCAATTATGCTAATCTTAGAGCTAGAAGAGGTTGGTACGATTTTAGAAAGCTATTGTAACATCACGAAAATCCCAGACATGCAGGAGTTTGATCCGCACGCACTATATACATATTGGACAATAATTATCGAAACAGAAGAGTCAATCGATGATGTAGACAACATCTTCATCTTTGTAAAAGAAGAGAATGATATTTCTGTGGAAGACATTACGGATGAATACGCGAATTGGACAGAAGAAGAAAAGCGCACAGGAGAGCTTCTGATTGAACGAGGCTTAATATCTCAGGAAGATATTGAAGACGCTTTAAGGAAGCAGAAGAAAATAGGTGAGTTGCTCGTTGAAGAAGGTAAAATTTCAAAAGGGCAAATCGAGCAGGTAGTATCCAAACAGCAAGTTGCCAAGAGTCAAGAACAAACCAATACAATTCGAGTAGATACTACAAAACTCGAGAAAATCCTTAATCAATTAGCAGAATTGTTAATTGCTCAATCTCGTGTGAAAGAGCTCGTGCTTGCGAATCAAATACGCCAGACAGATCCAACAAAAGAGATTGCAAGGAATGGAAATGTAATTCGGGAAATTGCTTCAGCATTTGATGAAGTAGATACGATTATCCGCGTCGTCCAGGAAGAAGTAATGAATACGACAATGGTACCAATTGGCGGTACGTTCACACGTTTCCAAAGAATGATTCGAGATTTAGCGAAGGATATAGGTAAAGAAGTAAAGCTAGTCGTTGAAGGTAAAGAAACTGAATTAGACAAAAAAGTTATCGAGCAGATTGCCGATCCTTTAAAGCATTTAATTCGAAACGCGTTAGATCATGGTCTAGAATTCCCGGATGAAAGAGAAAAGAAAGGCAAAAATCGTGAAGGTACGATTGAGCTGAAAGCATCTCACCAAGAGGGAAGTATTGTGATTGAAATCTCTGATGATGGTAAGGGCATTGACGAGAAAGTGATTTTTGCGAAAGCAGTCGAAAGAAAACTGATCAAAGAAGATGCACAGCTAACGAAAAACGAAATGTATCAACTGCTATTTAAACCAGGTTTTACTACGGCGAAAGAAATTACAGATATCTCTGGTCGTGGAGTGGGTTTAGATGTCGTAATTACCAATATCAAACAATTACGCGGCACAGTGGAAATGGATTCCGAACTGGGAAAAGGTACGAAAACGAAAATAAAGCTACCACTGACCTTAGCAATTATCGATGGTATGATGGTCAGAGTTGGGGATGAACGCTATATCATTCCGCTCAATATGATTACGGAGTTTATAAAAGCAGACGAGAAACAAATCTACAAAGCAGAGGGCAAGGGTATTTTTATTCAGTTGCGTGAGGAATACCTACCATTTGCAGGACTATATCAGCTTCTTCATTTAGAATCAGAGTGTAAACATCCAACGGAAGGCATATTAGTCGTACTGCAGAATAACCAACGCAAGCTAGCTTTAATGGTGGATGAAATCGTTGGCCAAGAGCAGGTTGTAATTAAAAGCATGAAAGACAATATGCAGCAGATAGAAGGAGTCGCTGGGGTTACAATTCTTGGAAATGGTAAGGTAGCGATTATTCTTGACGTACCATCGATCTTTAAACTAGTAAAAAAGACAGCCTCTGAGCGAGCCAATATGGGAGAACCTGTATGGCAATAA
- the asnB gene encoding asparagine synthase (glutamine-hydrolyzing), with amino-acid sequence MCGICGVYTKNVPLSSYNEQENQQKTECKEILGKMTEQILHRGPDDFGFHVHGPVGLGFRRLSIIDLEGGHQPLSNEDQTIWIAFNGEIYNYKELREDLLVKGHVFATDSDTEVIVHLYEEYGVNCANKLRGMFAFLIWDSKQQRLYGARDPFGIKPFYYIQTDRRFAFASEIKSLLQIPEYDASVDEQSFLNYLTFQYVPDPMTMFKDIVKVPAAHYFVIENDVMQVERYWHAEFKPDETKDLSYFVEGIRDVMRDSVKAHLVSDVPRGAFLSSGIDSSSIVALVKEIEDVRTYTVGFDCGKYNEADFARETANYIGTKHEDLTITSEMFWTNLPRLIWHQDDPVADPAAIALYFVAKIASEHITVVLSGEGADEIFGGYNIYHEPESLKLFQYIPPSVKSTLAEVASMLPDGTKGKSFLQRGAKSVEERFYGNAFIFNETDKRNLSTLEERFFQYYRKPSDITQSIYGRVKSYDDVTKMQYLDLHTWLPGDILMKADKMTMANSLELRVPFLDKKVFEFAATIPTKYRIHNGTTKYALREAMKQILPEPVANRKKLGFPVPTRDWLRGNLYEPIKELIICSDTEHLLNKNEVLQLLEIHKSGKADMSRKIWTIVVFMLWHRIFIEKQDEFIPQGRKREYSFSYYYRKHKFLNSGGYH; translated from the coding sequence ATGTGTGGAATATGTGGGGTATATACGAAGAATGTTCCTCTATCATCATATAATGAACAAGAAAACCAACAAAAAACGGAATGCAAAGAAATATTAGGGAAAATGACGGAACAAATTCTACATAGAGGGCCCGATGACTTTGGATTTCATGTCCATGGTCCTGTGGGATTAGGTTTTCGTCGATTAAGCATTATTGACCTTGAAGGTGGACACCAACCACTTTCAAATGAAGACCAAACAATTTGGATTGCCTTTAATGGTGAAATCTATAATTATAAAGAACTTCGTGAAGATTTACTTGTCAAAGGTCATGTATTTGCCACGGATAGTGATACAGAAGTAATTGTACATTTATACGAAGAGTATGGTGTTAACTGTGCAAACAAGTTACGTGGAATGTTTGCTTTTTTAATTTGGGATTCAAAACAGCAGAGGCTCTACGGAGCTCGTGACCCTTTTGGCATTAAGCCGTTTTATTACATTCAAACGGATCGCCGATTTGCTTTCGCTTCGGAGATTAAAAGCTTATTGCAGATACCGGAGTATGATGCTTCCGTGGACGAGCAATCTTTTTTAAATTATTTAACTTTTCAATACGTTCCAGATCCGATGACGATGTTTAAAGACATTGTAAAGGTTCCTGCAGCGCATTATTTCGTCATTGAAAATGATGTGATGCAAGTGGAGCGCTATTGGCATGCGGAATTTAAACCTGACGAAACAAAAGATTTGTCGTACTTCGTTGAGGGTATTCGTGATGTCATGCGTGATTCGGTAAAGGCGCATTTAGTCAGTGACGTTCCAAGAGGGGCATTTCTTTCTTCAGGAATAGACTCTAGTAGTATAGTTGCGCTTGTGAAGGAAATCGAAGATGTCCGCACGTATACAGTCGGTTTTGATTGTGGGAAGTACAATGAAGCGGACTTTGCAAGGGAAACGGCGAACTATATTGGAACGAAGCATGAAGATCTTACGATTACTTCAGAGATGTTTTGGACAAACCTACCACGACTGATATGGCATCAAGACGATCCTGTTGCTGACCCTGCTGCAATCGCATTATATTTTGTAGCTAAAATTGCGAGTGAACATATCACCGTGGTACTGTCGGGTGAAGGGGCAGATGAGATTTTCGGGGGATATAACATTTATCATGAACCGGAATCTTTGAAACTATTTCAATACATTCCACCAAGCGTTAAAAGCACTTTAGCGGAAGTGGCGAGTATGCTACCTGATGGAACGAAAGGGAAGAGTTTCTTACAAAGAGGGGCGAAATCTGTAGAAGAGCGATTCTATGGTAACGCATTTATATTTAATGAAACAGACAAACGAAATCTTTCTACATTAGAAGAACGATTCTTCCAGTATTATAGAAAGCCCTCCGATATCACACAAAGCATTTATGGTAGAGTCAAGTCCTATGACGACGTGACAAAGATGCAATATTTAGATCTACACACGTGGTTACCTGGTGACATTTTAATGAAAGCGGATAAAATGACGATGGCGAACTCGTTAGAGCTGCGTGTACCATTCTTAGATAAGAAAGTGTTTGAATTTGCTGCTACGATACCAACCAAGTATCGGATTCACAACGGTACGACGAAGTATGCCTTACGTGAAGCAATGAAGCAAATTCTGCCAGAACCAGTAGCAAACCGCAAAAAATTAGGATTTCCTGTCCCAACTCGCGATTGGTTACGAGGAAACCTCTATGAGCCGATAAAAGAACTTATTATTTGTAGCGACACAGAACATCTATTGAATAAAAATGAAGTTCTGCAACTTTTAGAGATTCACAAGTCTGGAAAAGCAGACATGAGCAGAAAGATTTGGACGATTGTGGTCTTTATGCTATGGCATAGGATTTTTATTGAGAAGCAAGATGAATTTATTCCTCAAGGTCGTAAAAGGGAATATTCATTTTCTTACTACTATAGAAAGCATAAGTTTTTAAATAGTGGCGGGTATCACTAG
- a CDS encoding STAS domain-containing protein yields MLTLPESLNIYNVASYLDTLKEVFESSNYRIMLDGSLNQDIDASGVQLLLAVNKTCNKNNGSLKILGPSPTLSKYLKITGATELIQ; encoded by the coding sequence ATGCTTACTTTACCTGAATCATTAAATATATATAATGTTGCAAGTTATTTAGATACTTTAAAAGAGGTATTTGAATCTTCTAATTACAGAATTATGTTAGACGGCAGTTTGAATCAGGATATCGATGCCTCAGGGGTACAATTGCTACTAGCAGTCAACAAGACCTGTAATAAAAACAATGGAAGTCTTAAGATTCTAGGCCCTAGTCCGACTCTTAGCAAATATCTTAAAATAACAGGTGCAACTGAATTAATACAATAG
- a CDS encoding methyl-accepting chemotaxis protein: MRIKIRTKLFGAFAVVLALMIAMGIIAFLLMENMNQANEQAIQKMEEIIFFVEREVDHLQWVNNLADSFVLNKEFTGQLDHTKCAFGTWYFDILNGEQLSTAPLVFQEKFREIEEPHRKLHETASNIKAIRADVANLDANTIALQIYEFETKTHLAEVRALLDELNVMLGEDKQALAQTVASQYSYAKIILIVMATIAVIFGAIVAFLLNRQITNPVNDVVSSLQDMAEQGGDLTRRISVQTKDEVGDLAHWFNAFLEKLQTVMIQVRDSTDSVTVAAEEISTGNQDLSQRTEEQAASLEEISGSIEEMSSSVESSSQHADQADQISQTTMQHIKKGEIVVKDMQDAMQDITKGSKEIAEIISTVNDIAFQTNLLALNAAVEAARAGEQGRGFAVVASEVRNLAGRSSEAAKEIEKLIKASIERVERGNKLMDETQQVLNEIIRNTQQTTDVVSEIAAALREQTVSAIDIRKAIDELNQVTQQNAALVQQIASSSEAMNGEAIDLTKLVELFTLEENEA, translated from the coding sequence ATGAGAATTAAGATTCGAACGAAACTATTTGGCGCATTTGCTGTAGTTCTAGCACTCATGATTGCGATGGGAATTATAGCGTTCCTATTAATGGAGAATATGAATCAAGCGAACGAACAAGCAATACAGAAAATGGAAGAAATCATTTTCTTTGTCGAGCGCGAGGTAGATCACCTACAATGGGTGAATAACTTGGCCGACTCATTTGTGTTGAACAAAGAGTTTACGGGTCAACTGGACCACACGAAATGTGCATTTGGTACATGGTATTTTGATATTCTAAATGGTGAGCAATTATCCACGGCGCCTTTAGTATTCCAGGAAAAATTTCGTGAGATAGAGGAACCGCACAGAAAACTACATGAAACTGCCAGTAATATTAAAGCCATTCGAGCTGATGTAGCAAACCTTGACGCTAATACAATCGCTTTACAAATTTATGAGTTTGAGACGAAAACGCATTTAGCGGAAGTTAGAGCATTACTGGATGAATTAAATGTTATGCTTGGCGAAGACAAACAAGCATTAGCACAAACCGTTGCTTCACAGTATAGCTATGCAAAAATCATACTGATCGTGATGGCAACTATAGCAGTTATATTTGGTGCCATAGTAGCATTTCTACTCAATCGTCAAATTACTAACCCTGTCAATGATGTAGTATCATCCCTTCAAGACATGGCAGAACAAGGTGGAGATTTAACGCGCCGAATTTCTGTGCAGACAAAGGATGAAGTTGGTGATTTAGCGCATTGGTTTAATGCATTCTTAGAAAAGCTTCAAACTGTAATGATTCAGGTAAGAGATTCTACTGATTCTGTTACAGTAGCAGCTGAGGAAATATCTACAGGGAATCAGGATTTATCGCAACGTACAGAAGAGCAAGCAGCTTCTTTAGAGGAAATTTCAGGTAGCATAGAAGAGATGTCGAGCTCTGTAGAAAGTTCTTCTCAACACGCGGATCAAGCAGATCAAATCTCGCAGACTACTATGCAGCATATTAAAAAAGGTGAAATCGTAGTGAAAGATATGCAAGATGCCATGCAAGATATTACGAAGGGTAGTAAGGAAATAGCGGAAATTATTTCTACTGTCAATGATATTGCGTTCCAAACGAACCTATTAGCATTAAACGCTGCTGTAGAAGCAGCCCGTGCGGGGGAACAGGGCCGTGGATTTGCAGTGGTAGCGTCAGAAGTGCGAAACTTAGCAGGTCGTTCGTCCGAGGCCGCGAAAGAAATAGAGAAACTAATCAAGGCTAGTATTGAAAGAGTAGAACGTGGGAACAAACTTATGGATGAAACACAACAAGTTCTTAACGAGATTATTAGAAATACGCAACAAACTACTGACGTTGTTTCTGAGATAGCTGCGGCGCTGCGCGAACAAACGGTATCCGCGATCGATATTCGCAAAGCAATCGATGAACTGAATCAAGTAACGCAACAAAATGCTGCACTCGTACAACAAATTGCGAGTTCAAGCGAAGCAATGAATGGAGAAGCTATTGATTTAACGAAACTAGTAGAGTTATTTACATTAGAAGAGAACGAAGCGTAG
- a CDS encoding GspE/PulE family protein, whose protein sequence is MSFLSVLKNSYKEQKNASAPVDYFVDEIIRDACNLKASDIHFEPSKSKYRIRIRIDGKLQERINGYMNQYQHMINRIKFLANMNIAEKITPQDGALRWNNPEVDMRISTMPTPFGEKCVVRILISQQLSANFQSLGMSPLQQQHISTLLRKNSGLIVVTGPTGSGKSTTLYTSLHYLNHPQHNIITVEDPIEYMIDGINQMQIHEQRGITFSQALRSILRQDPDVIMIGEIRDHETADIAIRASLTGHQILSTLHTNDSVSALYRLMDMNIEPYLLVQGISAILSQRLVRKVCSHCFGKGCDLCYCTGYSGRTGIFEILTMDETITECVLERKSASVLREYLQEKKWSSMLKQAEQLKEKGVIDATEYQELYFSII, encoded by the coding sequence ATGTCATTCCTAAGCGTATTGAAAAATAGTTACAAAGAGCAAAAAAACGCGTCAGCACCTGTAGATTATTTTGTTGATGAGATCATTCGAGATGCGTGTAATCTTAAAGCTAGTGATATACATTTTGAACCTAGTAAGAGTAAATATCGAATTCGTATACGCATTGACGGTAAACTTCAAGAGCGCATTAACGGGTATATGAATCAGTATCAACATATGATCAATCGCATTAAGTTTCTCGCGAATATGAATATAGCAGAGAAAATTACCCCACAAGATGGGGCTCTGCGTTGGAATAACCCAGAAGTTGATATGAGAATATCAACAATGCCTACGCCCTTTGGGGAAAAATGTGTGGTTCGAATCTTAATAAGCCAGCAGCTTAGTGCTAACTTTCAAAGCCTAGGGATGTCACCATTGCAGCAACAGCATATATCAACTTTACTTCGTAAAAACAGCGGTTTAATTGTTGTAACGGGTCCTACTGGATCGGGGAAATCAACGACTCTCTATACGTCTCTTCACTACTTAAACCATCCACAGCACAACATCATAACGGTTGAAGATCCAATTGAATACATGATTGACGGTATAAATCAAATGCAAATCCACGAACAAAGAGGCATTACTTTTTCTCAAGCGCTTCGATCGATTCTTAGACAAGATCCTGATGTAATCATGATTGGAGAAATTCGCGACCATGAAACCGCAGACATTGCGATTCGCGCATCACTGACAGGGCATCAAATTCTCTCTACACTCCATACGAACGACAGTGTAAGTGCACTCTATCGCTTAATGGATATGAACATTGAGCCTTACTTACTAGTACAAGGAATTAGTGCAATCCTATCACAAAGACTTGTAAGAAAAGTTTGCTCCCATTGTTTTGGCAAAGGATGCGATTTGTGCTATTGCACTGGCTATAGTGGGAGAACAGGTATCTTTGAAATTCTTACAATGGATGAGACAATTACAGAATGTGTCTTGGAACGTAAATCAGCGTCAGTTTTACGTGAATATTTACAGGAGAAGAAGTGGTCGTCGATGCTGAAACAAGCAGAACAACTAAAAGAGAAGGGTGTTATTGATGCAACTGAATATCAAGAACTATATTTCTCTATTATTTAA
- a CDS encoding type II secretion system F family protein: MQLNIKNYISLLFNHKVDRTKFAKQRSKRYSYQQLSLITKQMADLLASGVDYNIAFFTLSKQSAGGAIFRNDRWRILLEEGKDVSAVFRYYNFPELCVHTIEAGEQSGRLIESFRLLSEYYENLAELHAKVVQAIIYPCMILITISFSLYFMIHYVLPNFQRLYIGMGIPIPESTALIFKIHAFLLQYQTLMMIVAAIILAIIMVMLRSKFLRSYIAWFSFYLPGLRHIMRQVYTHHLIMQLSLLIRGGLSVQQSFEYIDRLFYGPIAIDMKEIKVKVLKGETLSTIFRDIPYFDFNLISFLEMGETTGSLHTSFTGAEIYYSQKMKQSTQLAIKLIEPTVIFLIGISVACMILALLLPVFDLLETI; encoded by the coding sequence ATGCAACTGAATATCAAGAACTATATTTCTCTATTATTTAATCATAAAGTGGATCGGACCAAATTTGCGAAACAACGCAGCAAGAGGTATTCATACCAGCAATTATCTTTGATCACTAAGCAAATGGCAGACTTACTGGCCTCAGGAGTAGATTACAACATTGCGTTTTTCACATTAAGTAAACAATCTGCTGGAGGAGCAATATTTCGCAATGATCGTTGGAGAATTCTATTAGAAGAAGGGAAAGACGTGTCGGCGGTATTCCGATATTATAACTTTCCTGAATTATGCGTACATACTATAGAAGCTGGAGAACAATCTGGTCGGTTGATTGAGAGTTTCCGATTACTTAGTGAATATTATGAGAACCTTGCAGAATTGCATGCCAAAGTGGTACAAGCAATTATTTATCCATGCATGATACTGATCACGATATCATTTAGTCTTTATTTCATGATTCATTATGTATTACCGAATTTTCAGCGTCTATATATAGGTATGGGTATTCCGATACCGGAAAGTACTGCTTTGATTTTCAAAATCCATGCTTTTCTCCTCCAATATCAAACTTTAATGATGATAGTAGCTGCGATAATATTGGCAATTATTATGGTTATGCTTCGCTCAAAATTTTTGCGTAGCTACATAGCATGGTTTTCATTTTACCTACCGGGGTTACGCCATATCATGCGACAAGTATATACCCATCATTTAATCATGCAGTTATCACTGCTAATTCGCGGGGGTTTGTCCGTTCAACAATCATTTGAATATATTGATCGACTTTTTTATGGGCCGATTGCAATAGATATGAAGGAGATTAAAGTTAAGGTTTTAAAAGGGGAAACATTAAGTACTATATTTCGTGATATTCCATATTTTGATTTTAACCTTATTAGCTTTCTTGAAATGGGAGAGACAACGGGATCTTTACATACGAGTTTTACAGGTGCAGAAATCTACTATAGTCAAAAAATGAAACAGTCTACCCAATTGGCGATTAAGCTGATTGAACCAACTGTAATTTTTTTAATTGGAATTTCTGTTGCTTGTATGATTTTAGCGCTATTACTTCCTGTATTTGATCTACTAGAGACGATTTAG
- a CDS encoding shikimate kinase encodes MNIYLVGMMGTGKSTIGHAIASTLQVPFIDLDTVIETQEAMKISDIFDLRGEPYFRMLETSALRNTGLVGNQPTILSVVATGGGAFEKEENRNIMESYGYTVWLQTDIDEIAHRLASDTTRPLLREENFASLRSRLQEIFNKRKDNYSLASVHVNTDGKSIEQIVAEIIEATKK; translated from the coding sequence TTGAATATATACTTAGTAGGTATGATGGGGACAGGTAAGTCGACCATTGGTCATGCAATAGCTAGTACTCTACAAGTACCATTTATCGACTTAGATACAGTAATAGAAACGCAAGAAGCGATGAAGATTTCAGATATTTTTGATTTGCGTGGAGAACCGTACTTCCGAATGTTAGAAACCAGTGCATTACGCAATACTGGATTAGTGGGGAATCAACCTACAATCTTATCCGTTGTCGCTACTGGGGGCGGAGCATTCGAGAAAGAAGAAAATCGGAATATAATGGAAAGCTATGGGTACACGGTTTGGCTACAGACAGATATTGACGAAATTGCCCATAGACTGGCATCGGACACGACCCGCCCATTGCTACGAGAAGAGAACTTTGCTAGTTTACGTTCTCGATTACAAGAAATATTTAATAAGAGAAAAGACAATTATAGTCTTGCAAGTGTTCATGTCAATACTGATGGCAAGTCAATAGAGCAAATTGTTGCAGAGATTATTGAAGCAACGAAAAAATAA
- a CDS encoding response regulator: protein MNKLIFIVDDSRTVRASLEYTLKKDGYEVIAAEDGQDGLNKINQLNTQGKRPAMIISDINMPNLDGIGFITEVKKIPSMKFIPVLVLTTESQEEKKMEGKKAGAAGWLVKPFQPEQLIAVVKKFVK, encoded by the coding sequence ATGAATAAATTGATATTTATCGTGGATGACTCTAGAACAGTACGTGCTTCATTGGAATATACCTTGAAAAAGGATGGATATGAGGTAATTGCTGCAGAGGATGGGCAGGATGGATTGAACAAAATTAATCAATTAAACACGCAAGGGAAACGTCCTGCAATGATTATATCAGATATTAATATGCCAAATCTTGATGGAATTGGCTTTATAACAGAAGTGAAGAAGATACCAAGCATGAAATTTATTCCAGTTCTAGTGCTTACAACAGAATCTCAGGAAGAAAAGAAAATGGAAGGTAAGAAAGCTGGTGCAGCGGGCTGGCTCGTAAAACCATTCCAACCTGAACAGTTAATTGCTGTTGTGAAAAAATTTGTAAAATAA
- a CDS encoding pilus assembly FimT family protein — translation MKTALNKKGFTLLETLLVVTILCSLMIPVYPLVMKQYHYYQLENEAETLAKFLEKMRQQAILEQQPMMIRFSTTEPYSYGLRSGVQIVNRHYLSQGLEMTTSISGNQFYFNFVGEPRDVGGTISLVQANGEMKQIIIHPFSGIIEVR, via the coding sequence ATGAAGACGGCGCTTAATAAGAAAGGTTTTACGCTATTAGAAACTTTATTGGTGGTCACAATTCTATGCTCGCTTATGATACCTGTATATCCGCTTGTAATGAAACAATATCATTACTATCAATTAGAGAATGAAGCTGAGACATTGGCTAAGTTTTTGGAAAAAATGAGGCAACAAGCAATATTAGAACAACAGCCGATGATGATTCGGTTTTCTACGACTGAACCGTATAGCTACGGGTTGAGGAGCGGAGTGCAAATTGTGAATCGTCATTATCTTTCGCAGGGACTTGAAATGACAACAAGTATTTCTGGTAATCAGTTCTACTTTAACTTCGTGGGCGAACCTAGAGATGTAGGTGGCACCATATCTCTGGTGCAAGCAAATGGAGAAATGAAACAAATTATTATCCATCCTTTTTCGGGGATCATTGAGGTGCGGTAG